gaataaggttgtagggtataagaagaaggttgtagggtataagaagaaggttgtagggcaCAGTAGTagggttgtaggggtataggaggaaggttataggggtataggaggaaggttatAGGGCTAtgggaggaaggttgtagggtattgaagtcagattccgggtttaggtggaagGCAGTTAGAGtgtcggaataaggttgttaggggtgttagaataaggctgtaaggttgttagaataaggtggtaaggttgttagaataaggtggtagggttgttagaataaggtggtaagggtgttagaataagatagtcagggtgttagaataaggtagtcagggtgttagaataaggtggtaagggtgttagaataaggtggtacgggtgttagaataaggtagtaagggtgttagaataaggtggtaaggatgttggaataaggtggtaggggtattagaataaggtggtaagggtgtcagaataaggttgtaggggtattagaataaggttgtaggggtgttagaataaggtggtaagggtgtcagaatagggttttgggggtgtcagaatagggttttaggggtgccagaatagggtcttaggggtgtccgaatagggtcttaggggtgtccgaatagggtcttaggggtgtcagaatggggccttaggggtgtcagaatagggtcttaggggtgccagaataaggtcttgggggtgtcagaatagggtcttaggggtgtcagaataaggttgtaggggtgccagaatagggtcttaggggtgccagattagggtcttaggggtgtcagaatagggtcctaggggtgtcataatagggtcttaggggtgtccgaatagtGTCTTAGGGGTGACAGAATAAAGGtttcgggttcaggagtaaggatgagggtataagaatatggttttagggtgttcgacatcagattccgggtttaggacaaaggtgtcagggtgtttgaacttagattccgggtttaggacaaaggtgtcagggtgttagaagtcagattccgggtttaagagtaaggtgtcagggtgttaggacttagattccgggtgttggAGTAGGGTTGTAAGGATGtgagaacatagattccgggtttaggacaaaggtgtcagggtgttagaacttagattccgggtttaggagggaggtgtcagggtgttagaagtcagattgcGGGTTTGGGGGGGAGgcgtcagggtgttagaattcggattccaggttcaggaggaaggtgtcagggtgttagaactttagattccgggttcaggaggaagttgtaggggtgttagggtttggggtttagggttcagggtttaggaggtaggtgtcagggtgtaagaaattagattccgggtttaggagtagggttccgggtttaggagtaggattccgggtttaggagtagggttccggcttcaggagtagggttccgggtttaggagtagggatccgggtttaggagtagggttccgggtttaggagtagggttccgggtttaggagtagggttccgggtttaggagtagggttccgggtttaggagtaaggttgcaggggtataagaagaaggttgcaGAGCATAGGATGAAGGGATTAGGGCtttcagaataaggtttcaggagTATAGGAATTAGGTTGTAGGGATGTCATAATAatgtttaggggtattataataaggttttaggggtgtcagtaTAAGGTTGTGgtgttgttagaataagtttgTATTgctgttagaataacgttgttggggtgttagaataaggtggtaatggtgtcggaataaggtggtaagggtgttagaataaggtggtaagggtgttagagtaaggttttaagggtattggaataaggtggtaaggttgttagaataaaggttgtaagggtgttagaataaggtcgtAAGGGTGTctgaataaggtggtaagggtgtcagaatagggtctcaggggtgtcagaataggatcttaggggtgtcagaatagggacTTAGTaatgtcagaatagggtcttaggggtgaccgaatagggtcttaggggtgttagaataggttacttaggggtactagaataaggttattaggggtgtcagaatagggtcttaggggtgtcagaatagggtcttaggggtgtcagaatagggtcttaggggtgttagaatagggtcttaggggtattagaataacgttgtagggggtattagaataaggttgttagggtgctggaataaggttgtaggggtgtcagaatagggtcttaggtttgtcagaatagggtcttaggggtattagaataaggttgttggggtgttagaataaggttttaggggtatacaaataaggttgtaagggtgttggaataaagtttTAGGGTGCAGGAGTGAGGTCGTAcagtattggaataaggttttaagggtattggaataaggtttcaggggtataggagtaaggttgtaggggtataggaataaggttttagggtataggagtatgatataagggtttaggagtaaggtttcagggtataagaataaggttttagggtataagagtaaggtttcagggtttaggaataaggttcaggggttagctttagctactttagggggggaaaggaaagactcctcgccgacagagaccggatactacatactaaccggatactacatactaaccggatactacatactaaccggatactacatactaaccggatggcagaaaacaggatgggaaaaggaaaaaaaaaaaaagaaaaaagaaaaagaatatatacttatacatatacatgtatgtatatgtatatatacatatgtgtatatgtatatatgcatatgcatttatgcatatgcatatatatatatatatatattactccACTTATACAGGAAAACTTCTGGAAGGATGAAGTCAAGGACCTGTGGAAAGACCTGTCCGCAGCAATGACAAAGACAAATGGTAAAGACACTAATGGAGGTCAATGTGCTAAGGTGGATGGTGAAAGGGATGCAACTCATTCCGAAcagacggcatgcaattatttgcatgccggatTAACTGAACTGTACAAGACGAATGGGTCGACGCCGACGGCGACGCCGTCGGCAGCCAACGGCAAACTTTTGGACAACCCACTGCTGAGACAAACAGTTGGTTGTTTATTACTccacgcttatgcaaagaaaatgaagagcgAAGCTAAATGTTTAGTTGAAtcaggaattaaaaaagctTTTGGTACTGCTCCTAAAGATTTTAATAAAGAATGCGAGAACGGTAGTTCGTGCATTGAATGTAAATGGGATGAAAACATCTTTAAGACTTGCACAATTACCACAAAGAACACTCCCGAGGGGGTAGAAAAGAAGTTAACTGAAGTACAGTCCAAAATTAACAACACCTCCACTTACACCCTAAAGGACATAAACATAACAGCGTCTTTATGTGACAAAATCAAATGCGCCGCATCCAATTGGTTCAGAAGGCAGAAGGAAGCTTCAGCAGCCAATGGTGGAACGAcgaagacttgggtaagtattactaccaaCAGACACAACACCTGggggataaaagaaaaaaaaaaaaaaaaaatgaaattcagattccggatttaggaataGAGgtttgtaggggtgttagaataaggtggtaagggtgttagaataaggttttaggggtattagaataaggttttaggggtgttagaataaggttttaggtaTAAGAATGaagttccagggtttaggagtaaggttccggggttagctttagctgctttaggtggggagaggaaaaactccttgcAGACCgggaccggatacgacaccaactggatactacataaccaattacatatatataactttttcttttttcttttttacagtgtCAATTTTGGGATGAAGGCGTCAAAGTCGAACTGCAGAAACTATTTCAAGACATCAGTAGTAAAGGTACAAACGGGACTATatattgtaaatattttggtgatggtaacgctgatagtgttgaaagaaaagcttgcAATCACATCGCGGCGGGACTAAAATACATTAAGGACATTAATTCTAGTGGTAATGACCAACTGTTCAAAAGAATagttggttgtattgctcttaacatgtacgctgatgaaattattaaaaggTCCCAGGataaatgtcccattgataAGAAAAGAATTGAACAAATGTTTAAGTATTGGAATTtatttaataataataattcgtGCTCAAGTGGCGATAATAATTGTTTTAAGtgtgaaaggaatgaaaattttaaggaTTGCGAACTAAGTGTTTCCAACACTTTGTTTAATCCACAACCAAATGGAAATTGCGATAATGGAGCAACTAACGTGAAGACTAAAATGGAAGGTCTCCTTCTCAACAACGAACACAACCCATCCAAATCCATCCCCCAAGTGAAGTCTACTTTAACCACTATCACTAACATGGACACTTTCTGTAGTAAAATGcaatgtgcagcaaaacaatacTACAAAagtaacaacaaaaatgcaaaaccACTATCTTGGGTAAGCATGGACAACtgcgtatatacgtatatatatatacatatatatatatacatataagtatatacatgtatatatatatatgtatatatgtatgtatatatatgtataaatgtacatatatagtcgtatatatgtccatatgtaaatataaatgtatatgtatatatgcacatatatatgtatatgtatatatgtatatgtatatatatatatatatatatatgtatatgtatacatatatgtatatatatatatatatgtgtatgtatatatatgtatgtatgtatgtatatacgtatatgtatatatatgtatatgtatatatatgtatatatgtatatatgtatatatgtatatatatatgtatgtatatgtatgtgtatatgtatatatgtatatgtatatgtatatgtatatgtatatgtatatgtatgtatatgtatgtgtatatgtatatatgtatatatgtatatatgtatatgtatatgtatatgtatatgtatatgtatatgtatatgtatatgtatatgtatatgtatatgtatacacatatgtgtatacatatgtgtatacatacatatatatatttctcccttctttttttatgatcagaGTGACATCGACAGTGACGCCAAGGATGAATTAAAAGAACTTCTGGAATATATGATAAAACCGGATAATCAGTCGGCTGCTGCCCAATACTGCAAAGACaacgaaaataaatggaatgcAATGGGCCATAAAGAgggcaaaacaaataaagcagcttgtttactttttgcttcagggttaaaacatatttatacCCATGGTATTGTCCAAAAGAATGGCCAGGTTAAGGACCATGTTAaaggcccatcgtttgaacaaacgatgggttgtttatttcttaaggaatatgcaaaacaattaaaggaaatggcaaaaaaacaaaaaaaatatagggtACATCCTAATTGTAGTGTAGATTCTGGCATAGATCatgcttttgaaaaaagtaaagtCATTATGCAAGCATCACCNNNNNNNNNNNNNNNNNNNNNNNNNNNNNNNNNNNNNNNNNNNNNNNNNNNNNNNNNNNNNNNNNNNNNNNNNNNNNNNNNNNNNNNNNNNNNNNNNNNNtccacatttatttcttattttgtttgcaaaaaatttttcttttttttttttttgggtgaaaggacacctttttgtttattggaaaaaaaaaaaaaaaaaaaacattcttcctttttttttttaagaacacacattattttttttttttccgcttgcgaaaaatatattttttcttcttttttctttttctgtttgcgaaaaatattttttttcttcttttttttttttttttctttttttcgcggaAAGCAGGAAGATAAGCGCGCGAATAAATGATGTCTGCTGACAGcgcacaccaaaaaaaaaaaagaaaaggaaaggagggtgtatgatgaaatatattacagcTGCAAAAGGTcccaaaatataaaggaaaaacgcaCACTTATCGcgcacaaggaaaaattgtgtttacgtacgtgttggcacaaacaactttatcgaagtacacatacactttacaccaaaaatgtatactGAATAAGGGGAATATGCGGAAATGGCTGGGTTCAACGTCCCGGGTTaatggtaaaagtgggttccgggttaagggtaaagtgggttccgggttaagggtaaaagttggttccgggttaagcataaggtgggttccgggttaagcataaggtgagttccgggttaagcataaggtgggttccgggttaagcataagatgtgttcggggttaaggataaggtgggttccgggttaaggataaggtgggttcggggttaaggtaaaagtgggttcccggttaaggtaaaagtgggttccgggttaaggataaggtgggttccgggttaaggataaggtgggttcggggttaaggataaggtgggttccgggttaatgataaaaatgggttccgggttaatgaTAAGGTGTGTTCCGTGCTAAGGGTAAGGTTGGTTCcgtgttaagggtaaggttggttccgtgttaagggtaaggttggttccgggttaagggtaaaggtgggttccgggttaagggtaaaggtgggttccgggttaagggtaaaggtgggttccgggttaaggataaaagtgggttccggtttaaggataaggtaagttccggtttaaggataaggtaagttccggtttaaaaataaggtaggatacgggttaagcgtaaggtaggttccgggttaagggtaaaagtgggttccgggttaaaaataatgtaggtttcgggttaaaaataatgtaggttccgggttaagcataaggtaggttccggcttgaaagtaaagttggttacgggttacgggtaaaagttggttacgggttacgggtaaaagttggttacgggttaaaagtaaagtgggttccgggttaagggtaaaagcaggttccgggttaaggataaaagtgggttccggg
Above is a window of Plasmodium knowlesi strain H genome assembly, chromosome: 6 DNA encoding:
- a CDS encoding SICAvar, type I (fragment); its protein translation is GVSFSYFRGGKERLLADRDRILHTNRILHTNRILHTNRILHTNRMAENRMGKGKKKKEKRKRIYTYTYTCMYMYIYICVYVYMHMHLCICIYIYIYITPLIQENFWKDEVKDLWKDLSAAMTKTNGKDTNGGQCAKVDGERDATHSEQTACNYLHAGLTELYKTNGSTPTATPSAANGKLLDNPLLRQTVGCLLLHAYAKKMKSEAKCLVESGIKKAFGTAPKDFNKECENGSSCIECKWDENIFKTCTITTKNTPEGVEKKLTEVQSKINNTSTYTLKDINITASLCDKIKCAASNWFRRQKEASAANGGTTKTWCQFWDEGVKVELQKLFQDISSKGTNGTIYCKYFGDGNADSVERKACNHIAAGLKYIKDINSSGNDQLFKRIVGCIALNMYADEIIKRSQDKCPIDKKRIEQMFKYWNLFNNNNSCSSGDNNCFKCERNENFKDCELSVSNTLFNPQPNGNCDNGATNVKTKMEGLLLNNEHNPSKSIPQVKSTLTTITNMDTFCSKMQCAAKQYYKSNNKNAKPLSWSDIDSDAKDELKELLEYMIKPDNQSAAAQYCKDNENKWNAMGHKEGKTNKAACLLFASGLKHIYTHGIVQKNGQVKDHVKGPSFEQTMGCLFLKEYAKQLKEMAKKQKKYRVHPNCSVDSGIDHAFEKSKVIMQAS